In the genome of Clostridia bacterium, one region contains:
- a CDS encoding pilus assembly protein produces the protein MYCLKRKKQGGQSVVETALVLPIIIVILMGIIDFGLLFNNYLIMSNASREAARSAAVGLTDVQIRVVVTNLTVSLQQTKLRTTIYPSESIRKKGDEVSVTIEYENMLLTPIIGSIIPNPVHLKSKTVMRME, from the coding sequence ATGTACTGTTTAAAAAGAAAAAAACAGGGAGGCCAGTCGGTTGTAGAAACAGCGCTTGTACTACCAATAATCATAGTTATTTTGATGGGTATTATAGACTTTGGATTGCTGTTTAACAACTACCTGATCATGTCTAATGCTTCCAGGGAAGCCGCAAGAAGTGCTGCTGTGGGTTTGACGGATGTTCAAATCAGAGTAGTAGTGACCAATCTTACAGTTTCATTGCAGCAAACAAAGCTAAGAACTACTATCTATCCTTCAGAATCCATCAGGAAAAAGGGTGACGAAGTATCCGTAACAATAGAGTATGAGAACATGTTGCTGACACCGATAATCGGTTCAATAATTCCAAATCCGGTACATTTGAAGAGTAAAACCGTGATGAGGATGGAATAA
- the cpaB gene encoding Flp pilus assembly protein CpaB, producing MESVNKKVIFLALIMALVTSFLVYTYVKKATTKPETVEYTKVYVAAKTMPAKYKVQEDDLKEAKVTRELVNVSAVLNKADIIGKRIKDRIIEGEQILRDRLVEDKMLNLAYNVPDGKRAVSIAVTEEIQVANLIKPDDMVDVVASFEFDKDEGTIKVTRTIVQNVQILALGQEMTVSEEKKEELPKTVTLAVSPSDAEKVIYAAEFGRIRLALRNAEDKRQSNPEGVIKKDIMPNKALMQGAAKQ from the coding sequence ATGGAATCTGTAAATAAGAAAGTAATATTTTTAGCATTGATTATGGCTCTGGTTACTTCATTTTTAGTTTATACGTACGTAAAGAAGGCTACTACAAAGCCGGAAACTGTCGAATATACCAAAGTTTATGTTGCAGCTAAAACCATGCCTGCAAAATATAAAGTACAGGAAGATGATCTGAAGGAGGCAAAGGTAACCAGAGAACTTGTAAATGTCAGCGCTGTATTGAATAAGGCAGATATTATCGGAAAGAGAATAAAAGACAGAATAATAGAAGGCGAGCAGATTTTAAGAGATAGATTGGTAGAAGATAAGATGCTGAACCTTGCCTACAATGTCCCTGATGGAAAAAGAGCGGTAAGTATAGCAGTTACGGAAGAAATACAGGTTGCAAATCTTATCAAGCCTGATGATATGGTTGATGTAGTAGCAAGCTTTGAGTTCGACAAGGATGAAGGAACTATAAAAGTAACAAGGACTATTGTACAAAATGTCCAAATCCTTGCTTTAGGACAGGAAATGACAGTTTCAGAGGAAAAAAAGGAAGAGCTTCCCAAAACTGTGACACTTGCTGTATCACCCTCTGATGCAGAGAAAGTAATATATGCAGCGGAATTTGGTAGGATAAGGCTTGCCTTAAGAAATGCAGAAGATAAAAGACAGTCGAATCCGGAAGGCGTTATAAAGAAAGATATTATGCCAAATAAAGCATTGATGCAGGGAGCTGCCAAACAATAA
- a CDS encoding response regulator: protein MEKIKIVIVDDTEETRNNIKALLSFEKRIEVIGEAENGEEAVFITQEARPDIVLMDINMPVMDGIRATEEISLNVPETTVIIMSVQGENEYMRKAMTAGARDFLNKPFSGDDLVRTIIKTYEIEHKRREHTVVQKDIEVVKSKVITVFSTKGGVGKTTIASNLAVSLARATKKKVALVDLDLQFGDVAIMLNVSVKNTISDLIKEINQLDEDLMDEYLVTHFSGVRVLAAPVKPEYAEYITAMHIEKIINTLKASNHYIVIDTSASFHETVLASLDMSDRILMISTLDLPTIKNIKSGLDVMDSLHYPKDKIKVILNKASEQYGIKYKDFENTIKHPIWSLIPEDSQTVITSANKGFPFVMTRTETKVAKAITTMAGEIINEKEISEKDGSIFKKIFGL from the coding sequence ATGGAAAAGATTAAAATAGTTATTGTAGATGATACAGAAGAAACAAGAAATAATATTAAGGCCCTGTTATCCTTTGAAAAGCGGATAGAGGTCATCGGAGAAGCGGAAAATGGGGAGGAAGCCGTATTTATAACACAGGAAGCAAGGCCTGATATAGTTCTTATGGATATAAACATGCCGGTAATGGATGGTATAAGGGCCACAGAAGAAATCTCTCTGAATGTGCCTGAAACAACGGTTATTATTATGTCTGTGCAAGGGGAAAATGAGTACATGAGAAAGGCTATGACGGCAGGTGCAAGAGATTTTCTGAACAAGCCTTTTTCTGGTGACGATCTGGTGAGGACAATTATTAAAACTTATGAAATTGAACACAAGAGAAGAGAGCATACTGTTGTGCAAAAGGATATAGAGGTAGTAAAGTCAAAAGTCATAACGGTATTCAGTACTAAAGGCGGAGTAGGAAAAACTACGATAGCCTCAAATCTGGCAGTAAGTCTGGCTAGAGCAACAAAAAAGAAAGTTGCTTTAGTAGATCTGGACCTGCAATTTGGTGATGTGGCAATTATGCTTAATGTATCGGTAAAAAATACTATCAGTGACCTTATTAAGGAAATTAACCAGCTAGATGAAGATCTGATGGATGAATACCTGGTAACACACTTTTCTGGGGTGCGGGTACTTGCAGCACCTGTCAAACCTGAGTATGCAGAGTACATAACAGCGATGCATATAGAAAAGATAATCAATACCTTAAAGGCAAGTAATCATTACATAGTGATCGATACCTCTGCAAGCTTCCACGAAACTGTACTTGCGTCTCTTGACATGTCTGATAGGATACTGATGATCTCAACATTGGACCTTCCAACTATTAAGAACATAAAATCCGGTCTGGACGTAATGGATTCCCTGCATTACCCCAAGGATAAAATAAAAGTTATATTGAATAAGGCGTCTGAGCAATATGGTATAAAATACAAGGATTTTGAAAATACAATTAAGCATCCTATCTGGTCGCTTATACCAGAAGACAGCCAGACTGTCATAACATCAGCCAATAAAGGATTTCCTTTCGTAATGACAAGAACAGAAACAAAGGTAGCTAAAGCAATAACCACAATGGCCGGAGAAATAATAAATGAAAAAGAAATTTCAGAAAAGGATGGCAGTATATTCAAGAAGATATTCGGACTATAA
- a CDS encoding CpaF family protein has translation MSLMERLQKERITETSENKSQKVKKVQSLQKEDPFQDIKEKIHIKIIDEIKADTLKSIDQENGEEELEQEITAIVENVLNEEGTYISKAERQKIISEIIDETIGFGPINPLIQDPAVSEIMVNGPDMVYVEKKGKLVLSDVNFKDDQHVMHVIEKIVAPLGRRIDESSPMVDARLPNGSRVNIIIPPLALNGPTITIRKFSDKPYTVKDLINFGTITPNLAMFLKACVEARLNIVVSGGTGSGKTTTLNVISSFIPEDERIVTIEDAAELQLRQEHIVKLETRPANIEGKGAVTIRDLVRNSLRMRPDRIVVGEVRSGEALDMLQAMNTGHDGSLTTGHANTPRDMLARLETMVLMAGMDLPVRAIREQIASAVDLIVQQSRLRDGSRRITHITEVLGMEGEVITLQDLFIFRQTGKDEKGKITGEIVPTGIKPRFLDKFERAGIGIPQDLFIP, from the coding sequence ATGTCGCTTATGGAAAGGCTGCAAAAGGAAAGAATCACGGAAACCAGTGAAAATAAAAGCCAGAAGGTGAAAAAGGTACAATCACTTCAAAAGGAAGATCCTTTCCAGGATATAAAGGAAAAGATTCATATAAAAATCATAGATGAAATAAAAGCTGATACACTAAAATCAATAGATCAGGAAAATGGAGAAGAAGAACTTGAACAGGAAATCACAGCTATTGTTGAAAATGTATTGAATGAAGAGGGAACGTACATTTCAAAGGCTGAAAGGCAAAAGATCATCTCTGAAATAATAGATGAGACTATTGGGTTTGGTCCGATAAATCCTTTGATTCAAGACCCCGCGGTATCTGAAATAATGGTAAACGGACCTGATATGGTATATGTTGAAAAGAAGGGAAAGCTGGTTTTAAGCGATGTAAATTTTAAGGATGATCAGCATGTGATGCATGTTATTGAAAAAATTGTTGCTCCTCTAGGCAGGAGAATCGATGAGAGTTCTCCTATGGTCGACGCGAGACTTCCAAACGGTTCGCGCGTAAACATAATCATTCCTCCATTGGCATTGAACGGACCAACTATTACGATAAGAAAATTTTCTGATAAGCCTTATACTGTAAAAGACCTGATAAACTTCGGGACAATAACTCCAAATCTGGCTATGTTTCTGAAAGCTTGTGTAGAAGCAAGACTTAACATAGTAGTTTCGGGAGGTACCGGCAGCGGTAAGACAACAACTCTGAATGTCATTTCATCCTTTATCCCTGAAGATGAAAGGATAGTTACTATAGAGGATGCAGCCGAACTGCAGCTCAGGCAGGAGCACATAGTAAAACTTGAAACGCGTCCTGCCAATATAGAGGGAAAAGGTGCAGTCACAATAAGAGATCTGGTAAGAAACTCGCTCCGTATGCGTCCTGACAGGATTGTAGTAGGTGAGGTAAGGAGCGGAGAGGCTCTTGATATGCTTCAGGCTATGAATACAGGCCATGACGGCTCTCTGACTACCGGACATGCCAATACCCCAAGAGATATGCTCGCAAGGCTAGAAACAATGGTGCTTATGGCGGGAATGGATCTGCCTGTCAGAGCTATAAGGGAGCAGATAGCATCTGCTGTTGACCTGATAGTGCAGCAGTCCAGATTAAGGGACGGAAGCAGGAGAATAACACATATTACTGAAGTACTGGGCATGGAAGGTGAAGTAATAACCCTTCAGGATTTATTCATTTTCAGGCAGACAGGAAAGGATGAGAAGGGGAAGATAACGGGAGAAATCGTACCTACAGGAATAAAACCCAGGTTTCTTGACAAGTTTGAAAGAGCAGGCATCGGGATACCACAGGATTTGTTTATTCCGTAA
- a CDS encoding type II secretion system F family protein produces the protein MLQLIAVATFITVIMFLFPILKVLAVKKNSINRIKKYINMEELREEKKKSSNKELKIGFGIISKKIGNARFLDGYKKNIQMKLTRAHILLKPEEYITVCLFFFTAAALVTFLITSKEAFNRAILLSVGAGMIGWLLPTFFLKSKIKRRLKQLNDQLCDAITLISNSLKAGYSFFQAVDTVAKEMNGPISDEFLLMQKEVNLGTTTEKALENLVARVDSDDLELVVTAVLIQRQVGGNLSEVLDNISTTIRERIKIKGEIRTVTAQGRMSGIIISLLPPALGLILFVVNPQHVGMLFNNPIGLGILVFSIFMELIGIYFITQIVKIDV, from the coding sequence ATGTTGCAATTGATTGCAGTAGCTACATTTATTACAGTAATAATGTTTTTATTTCCTATTCTTAAGGTTCTGGCAGTAAAAAAGAACTCTATAAACAGGATAAAAAAATATATTAACATGGAGGAATTAAGGGAAGAAAAGAAGAAAAGCAGTAATAAGGAGCTTAAAATCGGATTTGGTATTATCTCAAAGAAAATAGGAAATGCGCGTTTCCTGGATGGGTATAAAAAGAATATACAGATGAAGCTGACTAGAGCTCATATACTTCTCAAACCTGAAGAATACATTACAGTATGCTTGTTTTTTTTCACCGCTGCAGCCCTTGTTACTTTTCTCATAACAAGTAAAGAAGCATTTAATAGAGCCATTCTCCTTTCCGTGGGGGCAGGTATGATTGGGTGGTTGCTCCCCACGTTTTTTTTAAAGTCAAAAATAAAGAGAAGGTTAAAACAACTCAATGATCAGCTTTGTGATGCTATTACACTGATATCCAATTCGCTGAAAGCAGGTTACAGTTTTTTTCAAGCAGTTGATACAGTAGCGAAGGAAATGAACGGCCCTATTTCTGATGAATTTTTATTAATGCAAAAAGAGGTAAACCTGGGTACGACAACGGAAAAGGCATTGGAAAATCTGGTAGCCCGTGTCGACAGTGATGATCTGGAACTTGTTGTGACAGCTGTATTGATTCAAAGACAGGTCGGTGGAAATCTGTCGGAAGTCCTGGACAACATATCAACTACGATCAGGGAGAGAATCAAAATAAAGGGTGAAATAAGAACGGTTACCGCTCAGGGAAGAATGTCCGGGATCATAATATCATTATTACCTCCGGCGCTCGGACTGATACTTTTTGTAGTAAATCCTCAGCATGTGGGGATGCTGTTCAATAACCCTATAGGCTTGGGAATACTGGTATTTTCAATATTTATGGAGCTTATAGGCATTTATTTCATAACTCAGATTGTAAAAATTGATGTATAG
- a CDS encoding type II secretion system F family protein has product MLLFLTVTMTFMTVYFVFYTVIKTLFRNKNTIGIRLEKISKEDMKSNDSELNQPLFIRIIKPVLDDISKTILKITPKEFVNAFDKKVIMAGNPFNLTVKDWINFQVVIILCLPLLSIALGYYRDMEVRSILFLIMVEISLGLILPNLILNKKVADRQKSIRNSLPDILDLLTVSVEAGLGFDGALARVIEKMPGPLATEFGGVLQEIKVGKQKRDALRDMAERVGVQDLTTFISSIIQADQLGVSIGNVLRIQSEQMRQKRRQRAQEKAMKAPVKMLIPMILFIFPTIFSVLIGPVIINIANMLMK; this is encoded by the coding sequence ATGCTTCTGTTTTTGACAGTTACAATGACATTTATGACAGTTTACTTCGTTTTTTATACAGTCATCAAAACACTTTTCAGAAATAAAAATACGATTGGGATCAGACTGGAGAAGATATCCAAAGAGGATATGAAGAGTAATGACAGTGAGCTAAACCAGCCTCTGTTCATCCGTATAATAAAACCTGTACTGGATGATATAAGCAAGACCATACTTAAAATAACTCCCAAAGAGTTTGTAAATGCCTTTGATAAAAAGGTGATAATGGCAGGAAATCCATTTAATCTAACTGTAAAAGACTGGATCAACTTTCAGGTTGTAATCATATTATGCCTTCCCTTGCTGTCAATTGCACTGGGTTATTACAGAGATATGGAAGTAAGAAGTATTTTGTTTCTGATAATGGTAGAAATTTCTCTTGGTTTGATCCTTCCAAATCTTATACTAAACAAAAAAGTTGCTGACAGGCAAAAGAGTATACGGAATTCACTTCCCGACATATTGGATTTGCTTACGGTAAGTGTAGAAGCAGGACTGGGGTTTGATGGTGCCCTAGCTAGAGTAATTGAGAAAATGCCCGGTCCTCTTGCAACAGAATTTGGCGGAGTGCTGCAGGAAATCAAGGTGGGAAAGCAGAAAAGGGATGCACTAAGAGATATGGCTGAAAGGGTTGGGGTACAGGATCTTACGACATTTATAAGTTCAATAATCCAGGCGGATCAACTAGGGGTCAGTATAGGTAATGTACTGAGAATACAGTCAGAGCAAATGAGACAGAAAAGGAGACAGAGGGCACAGGAAAAAGCCATGAAGGCCCCGGTAAAGATGTTGATTCCCATGATACTTTTCATTTTTCCGACTATTTTTTCCGTACTGATTGGTCCGGTAATAATCAATATTGCTAATATGCTTATGAAATAA